In a single window of the Raphanus sativus cultivar WK10039 unplaced genomic scaffold, ASM80110v3 Scaffold3519, whole genome shotgun sequence genome:
- the LOC130506661 gene encoding flocculation protein FLO11-like, whose product MRFFKKCFFGFCPLKLRIGRRRDGAVQHYAGDVQQQALAGDVQQQALAGDVQAADAVKHLDPSVADKLPSPGESSDSGESFQNSDSGESLQHYSPGESLQHSDSVGRNSPSDSVARNNSLSAASVGRNNSLSAASVARNNSLSAASVARNNSSAAPAGSGSLIPSAASGFQIPSAASVCPVPSPAGSIPSVGFCPPPSSGSDSFLLPVGLRWTGPTASVPSVGNVVPSPVSSSGSASPVSSTGSVSSIPSSDSVYASIPSPTVPNHPSPVASNSPPLASNPLAPVVPNLPPPPFIGPLPILGTFPRYDWQDGDYGSSITLAYYQVQPNMRPRQPEHMPDGVVGCVFNFPHKIVRTRARVVHVFGHLTVTSSTGHIIHVSDEDDEIQLGGGGLVTVGARGIVYAKNLEPLEVDSDCWVAVPIGGSIVFYDLADELLDENMDFEVYWEET is encoded by the exons ATGAGATTTTTCAAAAAGTGTTTCTTCGGTTTTTGTCCTCTCAAATTGAGGATAGGGCGACGCCGCGACGGTGCCGTTCAACATTACGCCGGTGACGTTCAACAACAAGCTCTCGCCGGGGACGTTCAACAGCAAGCTCTCGCCGGTGATGTCCAAGCCGCCGATGCCGTCAAACACCTCGATCCCTCCGTCGCCGACAAACTCCCCTCTCCCGGCGAGTCCTCCGATTCCGGCGAGTCCTTTCAAAACTCCGATTCCGGCGAATCCTTGCAACACTACTCTCCCGGCGAGTCCTTGCAACACTCCGATTCCGTCGGACGCAACTCTCCCTCCGATTCCGTCGCACGCAACAACTCTCTCTCCGCCGCTTCCGTCGGACGCAACAACTCTCTCTCCGCTGCTTCCGTCGCACGCAACAACTCTCTCTCCGCCGCTTCCGTCGCACGCAACAACTCTTCCGCCGCTCCTGCTGGTTCTGGTTCTCTCATACCCTCCGCTGCCTCTGGTTTTCAAATTCCATCCGCCGCCTCTGTGTGTCCTGTGCCCTCTCCAGCTGGATCTATTCCATCCGTAGGCTTTTGTCCACCTCCCTCCTCTGGCTCTGACTCTTTTCTACTCCCGGTTGGCTTACGCTGGACAGGCCCCACTGCCTCTGTTCCTTCCGTTGGCAATGTTGTTCCATCTCCGGTCTCCTCTTCCGGTTCTGCTTCCCCTGTCTCATCAACCGGTTCAGTTTCAAGCATCCCCTCATCCGATTCGGTTTATGCCTCCATTCCTTCACCTACTGTTCCCAACCATCCCTCACCCGTTGCTTCCAACTCTCCTCCGCTTGCTTCCAACCCTCTTGCACCGGTTGTTCCCAATTTGCCTCCTCCCCCATTTATTGGTCCTTTGCCAATTCTTGGTACGTTCCCTAGGTACGATTGGCAAGATGGTGATTATGGATCTAGTATCACTTTGGCATATTACCAAGTGCAGCCAAACATGCGTCCTCGACAACCAG AGCATATGCCTGACGGCGTTGTGGGATGTGTGTTTAACTTTCCCCACAAAATTGTGCGCACCAGAGCTCGAGTTGTTCATGTTTTTGGTCATCTAACTGTTACATCCAGTACTGGGCACATTATTCATGTTTCTGACGAAGATGATGAGATCCAACTTGGCGGTGGTGGATTAGTCACTGTGGGTGCTCGGGGAATTGTGTATGCCAAAAACCTAGAGCCTTTGGAAGTGGATTCAGACTGCTGGGTTGCAGTTCCTATCGGTGGGTCCATAGTGTTTTACGACTTGGCAGATGAACTGTTAGATGAAAACATGGATTTTGAAGTTTATTGGGAAGAAACTTAA